The Pseudomonas kermanshahensis genome includes a window with the following:
- a CDS encoding flagellar motor protein, protein MDVLSLIGLILAFVAIVGGNFLEGGHVGALINGPAGLIVLGGTLAAALLQSPLSAFKRALQILRWILFPPRVDLAGGIDRVVNWSLTARKEGLLGLEGVADAEPDPYARKGLQLLVDGAEPEAIRSILEVDFLTQEGRDIQAAKVFESMGGYAPTIGIIGAVMGLIHVMGNLADPSQLGNGIAVAFVATIYGVASANLILLPIANKLKAIVMRQSRYREMLLEGLLSIAEGENPRSIELKLQGFME, encoded by the coding sequence ATGGACGTGCTAAGCCTGATCGGCCTGATCCTGGCGTTTGTCGCGATTGTCGGCGGCAACTTCCTCGAGGGCGGGCATGTCGGTGCGCTGATCAATGGCCCGGCGGGCTTGATCGTGCTGGGCGGCACCTTGGCGGCGGCGCTGTTGCAGTCGCCGCTGTCGGCCTTCAAGCGTGCCTTGCAGATATTGCGCTGGATCCTGTTCCCGCCCCGGGTCGACCTGGCAGGCGGTATCGACCGTGTGGTGAATTGGAGCCTGACGGCGCGCAAGGAGGGCCTGCTGGGCCTGGAAGGGGTGGCCGATGCCGAGCCCGACCCTTATGCGCGCAAGGGCCTGCAGTTGCTGGTCGACGGCGCCGAGCCTGAAGCCATCCGCAGCATTCTCGAAGTCGACTTCCTGACCCAGGAGGGCCGTGACATCCAGGCCGCCAAGGTGTTCGAGAGCATGGGCGGCTACGCCCCGACCATCGGCATCATCGGCGCGGTCATGGGCCTGATCCATGTGATGGGCAACCTGGCCGACCCGTCGCAGCTGGGTAACGGCATCGCCGTGGCGTTCGTCGCCACCATCTACGGCGTGGCCAGCGCCAACCTGATCCTGTTGCCGATCGCTAACAAGCTCAAGGCTATCGTCATGCGCCAGTCGCGCTACCGCGAGATGCTGCTTGAGGGCCTGCTGTCGATTGCCGAGGGTGAAAACCCACGCTCGATTGAGCTGAAGCTGCAAGGCTTCATGGAGTAA
- the motD gene encoding flagellar motor protein MotD, which produces MRRRRHTEEHENHERWLVSYADFITLLFAFFVVMYSISSINEGKYKVISQALLGVFNDPERSMKPIPIGDEQPLSVRPAEPLVRDSEQTEAGLAQTNVDPLKTISDDVRDAFGDLIKTDQMTVRGNELWIEIELSSSLLFGSGDAMPSDKAFDIIEKVANILKPFANPVHVEGFTDNLPIRTAQYPTNWELSSARAASIVRLLAMEGVNPARMASVGYGEYQPVASNDSAEGRARNRRVVLVISRNLEVRRSLTGTGSANATPDAALRRAGTQSAPATASQ; this is translated from the coding sequence ATGCGCCGCCGTCGTCATACCGAGGAACACGAGAATCACGAGCGCTGGCTGGTGTCGTACGCCGACTTCATCACCTTGCTGTTCGCGTTTTTCGTGGTCATGTACTCGATTTCCTCGATCAACGAGGGCAAGTACAAGGTCATCTCGCAGGCCTTGCTCGGGGTGTTCAACGACCCCGAGCGGAGCATGAAACCGATCCCTATCGGTGATGAGCAGCCGCTGAGCGTGCGCCCGGCCGAGCCTTTGGTCAGGGACAGCGAGCAGACCGAAGCGGGCCTGGCGCAGACCAACGTCGACCCGCTGAAGACCATCAGCGACGACGTGCGCGACGCCTTTGGCGACCTGATCAAGACCGACCAGATGACCGTGCGCGGCAATGAGCTGTGGATTGAAATCGAGCTCAGTTCCTCGCTGTTGTTCGGCAGCGGTGATGCCATGCCCAGCGACAAGGCCTTCGACATCATCGAAAAGGTGGCGAACATCCTCAAACCGTTCGCCAACCCGGTGCATGTCGAAGGCTTTACCGACAACCTGCCGATTCGCACCGCGCAGTACCCGACCAACTGGGAACTGTCGTCGGCGCGGGCGGCCAGCATCGTCCGCCTGCTGGCCATGGAAGGGGTCAACCCGGCGCGCATGGCCTCGGTCGGCTATGGCGAGTATCAGCCGGTCGCCAGCAACGACAGTGCCGAAGGCCGTGCGCGCAACCGCCGCGTGGTGTTGGTGATTTCGCGCAACCTCGAAGTGCGCCGCAGCCTGACCGGTACAGGTAGCGCCAATGCCACGCCGGATGCGGCGTTGCGCCGTGCTGGCACACAAAGTGCACCGGCAACAGCGAGTCAGTAA
- a CDS encoding ParA family protein, with protein MRVWAVANQKGGVGKTTTTIALAGLLAEAGKRVVVVDLDPHGSMTSYFGHNPDALEHSCYDLFLHQGSVPEGLPGQLLLPTSDERISLLPSSTALAVLERQSPGKNGLGLVIAKSLAQLWQDFDFALIDSPPLLGVLMVNALAASQQLVIPVQTEFLAVKGLERMVGTLAMVNRSRKQALPYQIVPTLFDRRTQASLGTLKLLRDTYGQHVWQGYIPVDTRLRDASRKGVTPSQFDGKSRGLIAYRALLKHLLTYKTAVQVA; from the coding sequence ATGAGAGTCTGGGCAGTAGCCAATCAAAAAGGTGGCGTCGGCAAGACCACCACGACCATCGCCCTGGCTGGCCTGCTGGCTGAGGCGGGCAAGCGCGTGGTCGTCGTCGACCTCGACCCGCATGGGTCGATGACCAGTTATTTCGGGCACAACCCCGATGCGCTGGAACACAGCTGCTATGACCTGTTCCTGCACCAGGGCAGCGTGCCCGAGGGCTTGCCGGGGCAATTGCTGCTGCCGACGAGCGACGAGCGTATCTCGCTGTTGCCATCGAGCACTGCGCTGGCGGTGCTCGAGCGCCAGTCGCCGGGCAAGAACGGCCTGGGGCTGGTGATCGCCAAGAGTCTGGCGCAGCTGTGGCAAGACTTCGACTTTGCCTTGATCGACAGCCCGCCTTTGCTCGGCGTGCTGATGGTCAACGCCCTGGCCGCGAGCCAACAACTGGTGATCCCGGTGCAGACCGAATTCCTCGCGGTCAAGGGCCTGGAACGCATGGTCGGCACCCTGGCCATGGTCAACCGTTCGCGTAAACAGGCCCTGCCTTACCAGATCGTGCCGACCCTGTTCGACCGCCGTACCCAGGCCTCCCTGGGCACGCTCAAACTGCTGCGCGACACCTATGGGCAGCATGTCTGGCAGGGTTACATCCCGGTCGACACGCGCTTGCGCGATGCCAGCCGCAAGGGCGTCACGCCTTCGCAGTTCGATGGCAAGAGCCGTGGGCTGATTGCCTACCGGGCGCTGCTCAAGCATTTACTGACCTACAAAACCGCAGTGCAGGTGGCCTGA
- a CDS encoding CheW domain-containing protein: protein MTQTRQTSTRPQMALQSYLDGLLQEATEADDLIELPTAPEAFADAVREEQVRDARQPAQATLAAPRPFAEPRLQVLPSVLPVEEPVVAVVEQLVVAEASIPVLIEAPAVEPAVPVVDVHLPAPNLPVPPVSIDGRPAWAADPFECLLFDVAGLTLAVPLVCLGSIYNLAGQELTPLFGQPDWFLGILTCQAGNLKVLDTARWVMPDRYRDDFRQGLQYVISVQGYEWGLAVHQVSRSLRLDPSEIKWRSQRGQRPWLAGTVIEHMCALLDVAELAELIASGAVKQMHAKHK, encoded by the coding sequence ATGACGCAGACACGGCAAACCAGCACACGGCCGCAGATGGCCCTGCAATCCTACCTCGATGGCTTGTTGCAAGAGGCCACCGAGGCCGACGACCTGATCGAACTGCCGACAGCACCGGAGGCCTTCGCCGACGCGGTGCGCGAGGAGCAGGTGCGTGATGCACGCCAGCCTGCCCAGGCCACCCTCGCGGCGCCCCGGCCCTTTGCCGAACCTCGGTTACAGGTGCTGCCCAGCGTGCTGCCGGTGGAAGAACCGGTGGTGGCGGTGGTCGAGCAGCTAGTTGTGGCCGAGGCCAGCATCCCGGTACTGATCGAAGCGCCCGCGGTAGAACCGGCGGTGCCGGTGGTGGATGTGCACCTGCCTGCGCCGAACCTGCCGGTGCCGCCGGTAAGCATCGATGGCCGCCCGGCCTGGGCAGCGGATCCGTTCGAGTGCCTGCTGTTCGACGTCGCCGGGCTGACCCTGGCGGTGCCCTTGGTGTGCCTGGGCTCGATCTACAACCTGGCCGGCCAGGAGCTGACGCCGCTGTTCGGCCAACCGGACTGGTTTCTTGGCATCCTGACCTGCCAGGCCGGCAACCTGAAGGTCCTCGACACCGCGCGTTGGGTAATGCCCGACCGCTACCGCGACGATTTTCGCCAGGGCCTGCAGTATGTGATTTCGGTCCAGGGCTATGAATGGGGGCTGGCCGTGCACCAGGTCAGCCGTTCCCTGCGCCTGGACCCGTCCGAGATCAAGTGGCGCAGCCAGCGGGGCCAGCGCCCCTGGTTGGCCGGCACGGTGATCGAACACATGTGTGCCTTGCTTGACGTCGCCGAACTGGCCGAGCTGATCGCCAGCGGCGCAGTCAAGCAGATGCACGCCAAACACAAATGA
- a CDS encoding chemotaxis protein CheW — MKKSSAQGSEDPILQWVTFRLDNESYGINVMQVQEVLRYTEIAPVPGAPSYVLGIINLRGNVVTVIDTRQRFGLMPTEVTDNTRIVIIEADKQVVGILVDSVAEVVYLRQSEIETAPNVGNEESAKFIQGVCNKNGELLILVELDKMMTEEEWSELENI; from the coding sequence ATGAAAAAGTCGTCCGCACAAGGTTCCGAAGATCCGATCCTGCAATGGGTAACCTTCCGTCTGGACAACGAGTCCTACGGGATCAATGTCATGCAGGTGCAGGAAGTGCTGCGCTACACCGAGATCGCCCCGGTACCGGGCGCGCCGAGCTACGTGCTGGGCATCATCAACCTGCGTGGCAACGTGGTGACGGTGATCGACACTCGCCAGCGTTTTGGCCTGATGCCGACCGAGGTGACCGACAACACCCGTATCGTCATCATCGAGGCGGACAAGCAAGTGGTCGGCATCCTGGTCGACAGCGTTGCCGAGGTGGTCTACCTGCGTCAGTCCGAGATCGAGACGGCGCCAAATGTGGGTAACGAAGAATCGGCCAAGTTCATCCAGGGTGTGTGCAACAAGAACGGCGAACTGCTGATCCTGGTGGAACTGGACAAGATGATGACCGAGGAAGAGTGGTCCGAGCTTGAGAACATCTGA
- a CDS encoding DUF2802 domain-containing protein, giving the protein MILEVAVIFLALLWALGVWMFLNHTKRQRELAAQQAAGDALRDQRIKDLAKRLDDYQNGTVRMGEAIHDLRETLATLPDRLERLEQRDPSSVTFSQAAKLVGMGASVSELTETCGLTQAEAELMSKLHRTE; this is encoded by the coding sequence TTGATCCTCGAGGTTGCTGTCATCTTCCTGGCGCTGCTTTGGGCGCTGGGTGTGTGGATGTTCCTCAACCACACCAAGCGTCAGCGCGAGCTGGCGGCGCAACAGGCTGCGGGCGATGCGCTGCGTGATCAGCGTATCAAGGACCTGGCCAAGCGCCTGGACGACTACCAGAACGGTACCGTGCGCATGGGTGAGGCCATCCATGACCTGCGCGAGACGTTGGCCACCTTGCCGGATCGGCTGGAGCGGCTGGAGCAGCGTGACCCCAGCAGCGTCACCTTCAGCCAGGCGGCCAAGCTGGTCGGCATGGGCGCGAGCGTGTCCGAGCTGACCGAGACCTGCGGCCTGACCCAGGCCGAGGCGGAGTTGATGAGCAAGTTGCACCGCACCGAGTGA